In Cicer arietinum cultivar CDC Frontier isolate Library 1 chromosome 7, Cicar.CDCFrontier_v2.0, whole genome shotgun sequence, a single window of DNA contains:
- the LOC101489356 gene encoding defensin-like protein 1, producing the protein MARSVPLVSTIIVIFLLLVATEMRPIMVAEARTCESLSYSFKGLCVRDHNCAVVCQTEGFTGGQCKGFRRRCFCNKPC; encoded by the exons ATGGCTCGTTCAGTCCCTTTGGTTTCCACCATCATTGTCATATTTCTGCTTCTTGTGGCTACTG AGATGAGGCCAATTATGGTGGCAGAGGCAAGGACATGTGAATCACTAAGTTACTCCTTCAAAGGACTATGTGTGCGTGACCACAATTGTGCTGTTGTGTGCCAAACTGAGGGTTTCACTGGAGGACAATGCAAAGGCTTCCGTCGTAGATGTTTTTGTAATAAACCTTGttaa